In Blastopirellula sp. J2-11, a single genomic region encodes these proteins:
- a CDS encoding DUF1559 domain-containing protein, whose protein sequence is MKKRHAFTLVELLVVIAIIGVLIALLLPAVQQAREAARRMSCSNQLKQLGLAMHNYHDTYRALPARVGGTDYQLKRLSGWIGILPFIEEKALYDRIASGDGVEPSFGPRPWRDFAPFETQVQKLICPSETEEAINPDKYDGKGSANYAFSIGDCCRYSLDHQAYESRGVFSFYNYCNFKKITDGLSNTVMLGEKGLGTDEKNLIGGIVVTGSPWVVNDQDGINPGICQAMRPLGKRYPTSTETANFNGRRWSDGAVNLQGFCTILAPNSPSCSRKTNDWSESITTASSYHPGGANAVFCDGSVSFIPETIDTGDLSKMAPQSGPSPYGVWGAMGSKSGQESAAGL, encoded by the coding sequence ATGAAAAAGCGACACGCTTTTACGCTCGTTGAATTGTTGGTAGTGATCGCCATCATCGGCGTCTTGATCGCGTTGCTGCTGCCGGCGGTGCAACAAGCGCGGGAAGCGGCACGCCGGATGTCATGCTCGAACCAACTGAAACAGTTGGGGTTGGCGATGCACAACTATCACGATACGTATCGAGCTTTGCCGGCCCGCGTCGGCGGAACGGACTATCAACTAAAACGCTTGAGCGGATGGATCGGTATTTTGCCGTTCATCGAAGAGAAAGCGCTCTACGATCGCATCGCCAGCGGCGACGGCGTCGAGCCTTCGTTCGGCCCGCGACCCTGGAGAGATTTCGCACCCTTTGAAACTCAGGTTCAGAAGCTAATTTGCCCTTCGGAAACGGAAGAAGCGATCAACCCGGACAAATATGACGGCAAGGGAAGCGCCAATTACGCCTTCTCGATTGGCGACTGCTGCCGTTATTCGCTGGACCATCAGGCCTACGAGTCGCGCGGCGTCTTCTCGTTCTACAACTATTGCAATTTCAAGAAGATCACGGATGGTCTCAGCAATACGGTGATGCTAGGCGAAAAGGGACTGGGAACCGACGAAAAGAACCTGATCGGCGGCATTGTTGTCACCGGCTCTCCCTGGGTCGTCAACGATCAAGACGGCATCAATCCTGGTATCTGCCAAGCGATGCGTCCGTTGGGAAAAAGGTATCCCACCAGCACCGAGACCGCCAACTTCAACGGGCGTCGTTGGTCGGATGGCGCCGTGAACCTGCAAGGGTTTTGTACTATCTTAGCGCCGAACTCCCCGAGTTGCAGCCGCAAAACGAACGACTGGTCAGAGTCGATCACTACCGCATCCAGCTATCATCCCGGCGGCGCCAACGCCGTCTTCTGCGATGGTTCGGTATCGTTCATTCCAGAAACGATCGACACCGGCGACCTCTCGAAAATGGCGCCGCAATCGGGCCCTTCGCCGTATGGCGTGTGGGGCGCGATGGGATCCAAGTCAGGTCAAGAATCGGCAGCGGGTTTGTAA
- a CDS encoding flagellar biosynthetic protein FliR, with protein sequence MPLLEPTLHQLFIFVTVLTRVSGMLATAPMFGSNYAPAKVKAFLAVTISMMITGLFWGEKFPQPDHWMSYLVILGGELFIGISFGLGVRILFAGVQITGQMLGQIGGLSVADAFNPAFDESVPMLAVLFDMVVVAMFFCLGGHRFMIGALLSTFADVPPGVGLASPEVVHVLVSTLSISFMLGVQAAAPGTVALLIGVLVMGLISRTLPQLNLIAVGFSLNTMLLMIFVFLSVGSMGWLFQDQLEPTVNSIRDLVINRTVAFPK encoded by the coding sequence TTGCCCCTTTTAGAACCGACGCTCCATCAGCTGTTTATCTTCGTCACGGTGTTGACGCGGGTAAGCGGCATGTTAGCGACTGCGCCGATGTTCGGCTCAAACTATGCTCCGGCCAAGGTCAAAGCCTTTCTGGCGGTCACGATCTCGATGATGATCACCGGGCTCTTCTGGGGAGAGAAATTTCCCCAGCCGGATCACTGGATGAGTTATCTGGTCATCTTGGGAGGCGAGTTGTTTATCGGCATCTCGTTTGGTCTTGGCGTTCGCATCTTATTCGCCGGCGTCCAAATCACCGGGCAAATGCTCGGTCAGATCGGCGGATTGTCGGTCGCCGACGCGTTCAATCCGGCGTTTGACGAAAGCGTGCCGATGTTGGCGGTGCTGTTTGACATGGTCGTGGTCGCGATGTTCTTTTGTCTGGGTGGACACCGCTTCATGATCGGCGCGTTGCTCTCTACGTTTGCAGACGTGCCGCCTGGAGTGGGGCTCGCTTCGCCGGAAGTCGTGCACGTTTTGGTGTCGACGCTGTCGATCAGTTTTATGTTGGGAGTTCAAGCGGCGGCGCCAGGCACCGTGGCGCTGTTGATCGGCGTCTTGGTGATGGGCTTGATCAGCCGCACGCTGCCGCAGTTGAATCTGATCGCCGTCGGGTTCAGTTTGAACACGATGTTGCTGATGATTTTTGTCTTTCTGTCGGTCGGCTCGATGGGCTGGTTGTTTCAGGATCAATTGGAGCCGACGGTCAATTCGATCCGCGACCTGGTTATCAATCGTACGGTAGCGTTTCCGAAATAA
- a CDS encoding FliO/MopB family protein, with translation MHAITLFLALATVAADGSSGQMVNGHAAVTANQPFSARVVEDAPMSQPPSRQASPAAVALAPPGEAIPLPKRTEKASSPASSMLPSTESKQRTATIVASLMLVVGLFLIFAWAGKKKMPTANSRLPQEVVQVLGRTQLQGRQQLQLVRVGNRLLLLSVTPHGAETLTEISDPLEVESLLVHLRQKGGGNMSASFQDVLQKMGGEPARGFLEA, from the coding sequence ATGCACGCGATTACCTTGTTTCTAGCGCTGGCGACCGTCGCAGCGGATGGATCGTCCGGCCAGATGGTCAACGGTCACGCCGCCGTTACGGCCAATCAACCATTTTCAGCGCGCGTTGTTGAAGATGCGCCGATGTCGCAACCGCCCAGCCGACAGGCTTCGCCGGCGGCAGTCGCGTTAGCGCCTCCTGGCGAAGCGATCCCACTGCCGAAGCGGACCGAGAAAGCGAGTTCGCCTGCCAGTTCGATGTTGCCTTCCACCGAATCGAAACAACGCACGGCGACGATTGTCGCGAGTCTGATGCTGGTCGTCGGATTGTTTTTAATCTTCGCGTGGGCGGGCAAAAAGAAAATGCCGACCGCCAACTCTCGTCTGCCGCAAGAAGTAGTCCAGGTGCTCGGCCGCACGCAATTGCAAGGTCGCCAACAATTGCAGTTAGTGCGTGTTGGCAATCGCTTGTTGTTGTTGTCGGTAACGCCGCATGGCGCCGAAACGTTGACCGAAATCTCGGATCCGCTGGAAGTCGAATCGCTGTTGGTTCATCTGCGGCAAAAGGGAGGAGGCAACATGTCTGCGTCTTTCCAGGACGTACTGCAAAAAATGGGCGGCGAACCGGCCCGTGGATTTTTGGAGGCGTAG
- the flhB gene encoding flagellar biosynthesis protein FlhB: MAEQDDDKSEDPTQHRRDEARKQGQITKSQDLISAGMLVIALGVIMYFSQSLFHFFGDFTRDKLSVPPPLEISFGWAMNENATAVWRLAAVMTPILLLMFVAAIALNLMQTGFLFLPDKLSFDIKRINPMSGFGRLFALANFVKFGFGIIKVLIVSTVAAVSLYYDMPTILGLSELSAGEIASFLLSTAFWTSMKIAAALLILALMDYAFQWWKHEQDLKMTKQEVREEMKSLQGDPALIARRRQVARQLAMNRMSTDVPKADFVVTNPTELAIALKYDPYKMAAPIVVAKGAGLVAQRIRRLALESNIPIVERKELARALYRDAEIDQAIPAEQYAAVAEVLRYVYDLQGKHLPTMDDLKEHDTKKAA, encoded by the coding sequence ATGGCCGAGCAGGATGATGACAAATCAGAAGATCCGACCCAGCACCGCCGCGACGAGGCGCGCAAGCAAGGTCAGATCACCAAAAGCCAAGATCTGATTTCGGCCGGCATGCTGGTGATCGCGCTGGGCGTGATCATGTATTTCTCCCAGTCGCTCTTTCACTTCTTTGGCGACTTTACTCGCGATAAGTTGAGCGTCCCGCCGCCGCTGGAGATTAGTTTCGGCTGGGCGATGAACGAGAACGCAACTGCGGTCTGGCGATTGGCGGCCGTGATGACGCCGATCTTGCTGCTGATGTTTGTCGCGGCGATTGCGCTCAACTTGATGCAGACCGGTTTTTTGTTTCTGCCAGACAAGTTGTCATTCGATATCAAGCGGATCAACCCAATGTCAGGCTTTGGGCGGTTGTTTGCGTTGGCCAACTTTGTGAAATTCGGTTTCGGCATCATCAAAGTGCTGATCGTTTCGACGGTCGCTGCGGTCAGCTTGTATTACGACATGCCGACCATCCTGGGACTCTCCGAACTCTCGGCTGGAGAGATTGCCAGCTTTCTGCTCTCCACGGCGTTTTGGACATCGATGAAGATCGCCGCTGCGCTGTTGATTTTGGCGCTGATGGACTATGCCTTTCAGTGGTGGAAGCATGAGCAAGATCTGAAGATGACCAAGCAGGAAGTTCGCGAAGAAATGAAGTCGCTGCAAGGCGACCCGGCGCTGATCGCGCGACGTCGCCAGGTAGCGCGGCAGTTGGCGATGAACCGGATGTCGACCGACGTTCCCAAAGCCGACTTTGTAGTGACCAACCCGACCGAGTTGGCAATCGCGCTGAAGTACGATCCCTACAAGATGGCGGCCCCCATCGTCGTCGCCAAAGGCGCCGGATTGGTCGCTCAGCGAATTCGCCGGCTCGCGCTGGAAAGCAACATTCCGATCGTCGAACGAAAAGAACTTGCCCGGGCACTCTATCGCGACGCCGAAATCGACCAGGCGATCCCCGCCGAACAGTACGCGGCGGTCGCCGAAGTGCTCCGCTACGTCTACGATCTACAAGGCAAACACCTGCCGACGATGGACGATTTGAAAGAACACGATACGAAGAAGGCGGCGTAA
- a CDS encoding RNA polymerase sigma factor has protein sequence MNDAPSNATICDRIDQLYRSDSRRVFASLVRILKDFELADDAMHEAFAAAVEDWVRDGMPANPTAWLVSAGRFKAIDLLRRQGRLQELQPEIAARMEEVALENAARASGEIEDDRLRLIFTCCHPDIDPRLRVPLTLREVCGLTTEEIARAFLTSKGTMAQRIVRGKAKIRDAGIPFVVPSLSELPGRLDAVLSAIYLVFNEGYSASQGDSPIRVDLTAEAIRLGRLLLELLPDPEVQGLLALMLLHESRRAARVSSEGEIILMEDQDRSVWDQGMIAEGTTLVENALRTRRFGAYTLQAAISAIHAEAATADQTDWNQIVVLYSMLLKIDPSPVIELNRAVAVAMRDGPQAGLELIDDILLRGELGDYHLAHAARGELLRRLGKTADAAAAFERALKTTQQEAERRLLTARIGELGN, from the coding sequence ATGAATGACGCCCCCAGCAACGCAACCATCTGCGATCGCATCGATCAGCTTTACCGCTCTGACTCTCGTCGCGTGTTCGCCTCCTTGGTGCGCATTCTGAAAGACTTTGAGCTGGCCGATGATGCGATGCATGAGGCGTTCGCCGCGGCGGTCGAAGATTGGGTTCGAGATGGCATGCCGGCCAATCCGACGGCTTGGCTCGTTTCGGCCGGGCGATTTAAGGCGATAGATTTGCTCCGGCGGCAAGGACGATTGCAGGAGTTGCAGCCAGAGATCGCGGCGCGGATGGAAGAAGTCGCTTTGGAGAACGCGGCTCGTGCCTCTGGCGAGATCGAGGACGATCGCTTGCGTTTGATCTTTACCTGCTGTCATCCCGATATCGATCCGCGACTCCGAGTTCCTTTGACGCTGCGCGAAGTTTGCGGATTGACTACCGAAGAGATCGCACGGGCTTTTTTGACTTCCAAGGGGACGATGGCCCAACGAATTGTCCGCGGGAAAGCCAAAATCCGGGACGCTGGGATTCCGTTTGTCGTTCCGTCGTTGAGTGAGTTGCCGGGACGACTCGACGCGGTGCTGTCGGCGATTTATTTGGTCTTCAACGAAGGATATTCCGCGTCTCAAGGAGATTCGCCGATCCGCGTCGATCTGACCGCCGAGGCGATTCGACTCGGCCGCCTATTGCTGGAGTTGTTGCCCGATCCGGAAGTACAAGGATTGTTGGCGCTGATGCTGCTGCACGAATCACGACGCGCAGCGCGAGTTTCTTCAGAGGGTGAAATCATTCTGATGGAAGACCAGGATCGCTCTGTTTGGGACCAGGGAATGATCGCCGAGGGGACGACGCTCGTCGAGAACGCGCTGCGCACGCGGCGTTTTGGGGCCTACACGCTGCAAGCGGCCATTTCGGCGATTCATGCTGAGGCCGCAACCGCCGACCAGACCGACTGGAACCAGATTGTGGTTCTCTATTCGATGCTGCTGAAAATCGATCCCTCGCCGGTAATCGAATTAAACCGAGCCGTCGCGGTGGCGATGCGCGACGGCCCCCAAGCAGGCCTAGAGCTGATCGACGACATCCTCCTCCGGGGAGAACTGGGCGACTATCATCTGGCTCATGCCGCGCGGGGCGAGTTGCTGCGGCGCTTAGGCAAAACAGCCGACGCTGCTGCGGCTTTCGAGCGAGCCCTGAAGACCACTCAACAGGAGGCGGAGCGTCGCCTACTGACGGCACGTATCGGAGAATTGGGGAACTGA
- a CDS encoding SRPBCC domain-containing protein, with translation MNQHDVDSIPADRKIEATRLVPFAPTEVFQAFRAPSSLERWWGPDGFTNTFHEFDFRPGGDWKFLMHGPDGTDYPNESRFVEIIEPTRIVFDHLAAPKFQTILALAPVEEGCRIDWCMVFEDAKTRADVCSYSGDGLEQNLNRLVATLSE, from the coding sequence ATGAACCAACACGACGTAGACAGCATCCCAGCCGACCGAAAAATCGAAGCGACTCGGCTGGTCCCTTTCGCACCTACGGAAGTCTTTCAAGCATTTCGCGCCCCATCATCACTTGAGCGGTGGTGGGGACCAGACGGTTTCACCAACACGTTTCATGAATTTGACTTCCGACCCGGTGGGGATTGGAAGTTTCTAATGCATGGTCCCGACGGGACAGACTATCCGAACGAAAGCCGTTTCGTCGAAATCATCGAGCCGACGCGGATCGTGTTTGACCACTTGGCGGCGCCAAAATTTCAAACGATTCTGGCGCTGGCGCCAGTGGAGGAAGGTTGTCGGATCGATTGGTGCATGGTCTTTGAAGACGCCAAGACGCGAGCGGATGTCTGCAGTTATTCCGGGGACGGACTAGAGCAGAATCTCAATCGACTGGTCGCAACATTGAGCGAATAA
- a CDS encoding DUF5713 family protein, whose protein sequence is MNCRGQSSTPPSDGPLLIIHFNSPMAIINKALIDYPFLADMYLDAYFPEHLVDKGKAILEDLCETIERKKPQSLDDLYELTHAATEEFNELAGEFEEEDSEIETAARDAIGADFATIAEAYGFDADPEELIAPRDW, encoded by the coding sequence TTGAATTGTCGCGGCCAAAGCTCGACGCCGCCGAGTGATGGCCCACTCCTGATCATTCACTTCAACAGTCCCATGGCGATCATCAACAAGGCGTTAATCGACTATCCATTTCTAGCGGACATGTATCTCGACGCGTACTTTCCTGAACATCTGGTCGACAAAGGGAAGGCGATCTTAGAAGACCTGTGCGAAACGATTGAGCGAAAGAAGCCCCAGTCGTTGGATGATCTCTACGAGTTAACGCATGCCGCGACCGAAGAGTTCAACGAACTGGCCGGCGAATTCGAAGAGGAAGATAGCGAAATCGAAACCGCCGCCAGAGACGCGATCGGCGCCGACTTCGCCACGATCGCGGAAGCGTACGGCTTTGACGCCGATCCAGAAGAATTGATCGCGCCGCGCGATTGGTAG
- a CDS encoding YciI family protein — translation MKYVCLGYIDESKFADFPPEHWQKMMEECFAYDDELRRGGHFLGGEALDTARNAVTLRMKEGKVDVTDGPFAETKETLGGILLLEARDMNHAIALMSKHPGTKVGPWEIRPADETVNALIAERDAAVKND, via the coding sequence GTGAAATATGTCTGTTTAGGTTACATCGACGAATCAAAATTTGCCGATTTCCCGCCAGAACATTGGCAGAAGATGATGGAGGAGTGCTTTGCCTACGATGACGAATTGCGCCGCGGCGGTCACTTTCTCGGCGGAGAAGCGCTCGATACCGCTCGCAACGCAGTCACCCTGCGGATGAAAGAAGGGAAGGTCGACGTGACCGATGGCCCCTTTGCAGAAACCAAGGAAACGCTAGGCGGCATTCTGCTGTTAGAGGCCCGCGATATGAACCACGCGATCGCGCTGATGTCTAAGCACCCCGGCACAAAAGTCGGCCCTTGGGAGATTCGGCCGGCGGATGAAACGGTCAATGCGCTGATCGCTGAACGGGACGCTGCGGTTAAGAATGACTAA
- a CDS encoding flagellar type III secretion system pore protein FliP translates to MTGSCKLNWICFALLWLAISASPVWAQMSATQVSTLGEPTLDISAESSLDAPVSEEASDLADFVKGGPDQWTSPGGLVSTIQIMVLLTVLSLAPAILLMTTGFIRIIIVLGLLRQALGTQQLPPSQVVTAIALFMTILLMYPTWQEVYEESVGPYTREEVNPDTGQQYKLFAVEDPATGEMGPDEAWEKGTKPIRYFMSKQIDIAGNSDDVWMFFEFLPQGTKDEIGEPQSYDDVPLQALIPAFILSELKTAFLIGFQIYLPFLILDIVVASITISMGMMMLPPVMISLPFKLLLFVLVDGWTLVVGMLLQSFATTI, encoded by the coding sequence ATGACCGGATCATGCAAGTTGAATTGGATCTGCTTCGCGCTGCTGTGGCTGGCGATATCGGCGTCTCCTGTCTGGGCGCAAATGTCGGCGACGCAAGTCTCGACGCTCGGCGAACCAACGCTCGATATCTCGGCCGAGTCGTCGCTCGATGCGCCGGTCTCAGAAGAAGCCTCCGATCTGGCCGACTTCGTTAAAGGGGGCCCCGACCAATGGACGAGCCCCGGCGGATTGGTCAGCACCATTCAGATTATGGTGCTGCTGACGGTGCTCAGTCTGGCGCCAGCGATCTTGTTGATGACGACCGGCTTCATTCGCATCATCATTGTGCTTGGTCTGTTGCGCCAAGCGCTGGGAACGCAGCAGCTGCCCCCGAGTCAGGTTGTCACCGCAATCGCGTTGTTCATGACGATCCTGCTGATGTACCCGACCTGGCAAGAGGTGTACGAAGAGAGCGTAGGACCTTACACCCGCGAAGAGGTAAACCCCGATACCGGTCAGCAGTACAAGCTGTTCGCGGTGGAAGATCCGGCCACCGGCGAGATGGGACCTGACGAAGCATGGGAAAAAGGGACGAAACCGATTCGATATTTCATGAGCAAGCAGATTGATATCGCCGGCAACAGCGACGACGTCTGGATGTTCTTCGAGTTCCTACCTCAAGGGACGAAAGATGAAATCGGCGAACCGCAGTCGTACGACGATGTGCCGCTGCAGGCGCTGATTCCGGCGTTTATCCTCAGTGAACTGAAGACCGCGTTTCTGATCGGTTTTCAAATCTATCTGCCGTTTTTGATTCTCGATATTGTCGTCGCCAGTATCACGATTTCGATGGGGATGATGATGTTGCCGCCGGTGATGATTTCGCTGCCGTTCAAGCTGTTGTTGTTCGTGCTGGTCGACGGTTGGACGTTGGTCGTCGGCATGTTGTTGCAAAGTTTCGCCACCACGATTTAA
- a CDS encoding MGH1-like glycoside hydrolase domain-containing protein, whose product MPEAEWERLAAESRHQKGANWKRWGPYLSERQWGTVRESAAEQDPWLNFTHEEALWRTYRWGEDGLMGICDRQCRLCFGLALWNEKDPFLKERLFGLTGPEGNHGEDVKEAYYYLDSTPTHSYLKGLYKYPQAEYPYAHLRNENANRNRQQPEFELTDTKIFDEGRYFDVQVEYAKASPEDILIKVTISNRGPDAAPLHFLPTWWYRNTWAWGPTLEKPEQKPVLTKVAADELLAQHESLGDFQIYVDTGPDGELPEWLFTENETNSWRFEDPQSRRPSCKDAFHLAVVDGIEGVVNPDPTGTKAAAHFKCVIPGGESVQFRMRMSSQEELPVAPFGAGFDDAFEERVEEADRYAKSLVAPGLSHDEEMVLRQANAGLLWTKQFYHYVIPRWLENKGKTPAEHADTSPGKPSKRNSDWGHLYNRNIISMPDKWEYPWYAAWDSAFHLIPFAKIDPTFAKDQAILFLREWYMHPNGQLPAYEWNFSDVNPPVHAWACWRVYQMTAANGDRDRVFLERVFQKLLLNFTWWVNRKDIRGKHVFSGGFLGLDNVGIFDRSKPLPTGGHLEQADGTAWMAYFCSSMLSIAFELADGNPAYEDMASKFFEHYVSIAEAMNSLDGTGLWDETDGFYYDHLHIDGRSIPLRIRSIVGLIPLLTVDVVYDRTMEKLPAFRKRMDWFLNFRPDLAKFMTYMECDTQEDGDGRRLLAIPTKERLLRMLRYLLDEDEFLSNYGIRSLSKYHEEHPFEYELNGERLCVQYLPAESDSGLFGGNSNWRGPIWFPLNYLLIEALERYYKFYGKSLRVECPARSGVYMDLQEVADEIRRRLSKLFLANAEGDRPSYARSDMLLNDPHWRDLVLFYEYFDAETGKGLGASHQTGWTALISPILGTLAARQSAASDTDAEQEEPASTSNPA is encoded by the coding sequence ATGCCGGAAGCGGAATGGGAGCGGCTTGCCGCTGAGTCTCGTCATCAAAAGGGAGCGAATTGGAAACGCTGGGGACCCTATCTCTCGGAGCGACAATGGGGAACCGTCCGTGAGAGCGCCGCGGAGCAAGATCCCTGGCTGAATTTCACCCACGAAGAAGCGTTGTGGCGGACCTATCGGTGGGGGGAAGATGGGCTCATGGGGATCTGCGATCGCCAATGTCGCCTATGCTTTGGCTTGGCCCTCTGGAATGAGAAAGATCCCTTCCTCAAAGAGCGACTGTTTGGCCTGACCGGCCCCGAAGGGAACCATGGAGAGGATGTCAAAGAGGCGTACTACTATCTCGACTCGACGCCGACCCACTCTTACCTGAAGGGGCTCTACAAGTATCCTCAGGCTGAATATCCGTACGCACATTTGCGCAACGAAAATGCAAATCGGAATCGCCAGCAGCCCGAGTTTGAGCTGACCGATACCAAAATCTTTGACGAAGGCCGCTATTTCGACGTGCAGGTCGAGTACGCCAAAGCTTCGCCGGAAGATATTCTGATCAAGGTCACCATCAGTAATCGCGGCCCCGATGCGGCGCCGCTCCATTTCCTGCCGACCTGGTGGTACCGCAATACTTGGGCATGGGGACCGACGCTGGAGAAGCCGGAACAGAAGCCTGTTTTGACCAAGGTCGCCGCCGATGAACTGCTCGCCCAGCATGAGTCGCTGGGGGACTTTCAGATTTACGTCGATACCGGGCCTGACGGCGAACTCCCTGAGTGGCTCTTTACCGAAAACGAAACCAACTCTTGGCGATTTGAAGATCCCCAAAGCCGCCGACCATCCTGCAAAGATGCGTTTCATCTGGCGGTGGTCGATGGAATCGAAGGGGTTGTCAATCCCGATCCCACAGGCACCAAAGCGGCGGCCCATTTTAAGTGCGTGATTCCTGGCGGCGAGTCGGTTCAATTCCGCATGCGGATGTCCTCCCAAGAGGAACTGCCGGTCGCGCCGTTTGGCGCTGGGTTCGACGATGCGTTTGAAGAACGCGTGGAAGAGGCTGATCGCTACGCTAAATCGCTCGTCGCTCCGGGTCTGTCGCACGACGAAGAGATGGTCTTGCGCCAAGCCAACGCCGGATTGCTGTGGACCAAGCAGTTTTATCACTACGTGATTCCGCGCTGGCTAGAGAACAAGGGGAAAACGCCTGCGGAGCATGCCGATACGTCGCCAGGCAAACCAAGCAAACGGAACAGTGATTGGGGGCATCTCTACAATCGCAACATTATCTCGATGCCTGACAAGTGGGAATATCCGTGGTACGCCGCGTGGGATTCGGCGTTCCATTTGATTCCGTTCGCCAAGATTGATCCGACGTTCGCCAAAGATCAGGCAATCCTGTTCCTCCGCGAATGGTACATGCATCCCAATGGGCAGTTGCCGGCGTACGAATGGAACTTTAGCGACGTGAACCCGCCGGTTCACGCGTGGGCATGTTGGCGCGTGTATCAAATGACTGCCGCCAACGGCGATCGCGACCGCGTCTTCTTGGAGCGGGTCTTCCAAAAGCTGTTGCTCAATTTCACCTGGTGGGTCAATCGCAAAGATATCCGGGGCAAGCATGTCTTTAGCGGCGGATTTTTGGGGCTCGACAACGTCGGTATTTTCGATCGTTCCAAGCCGTTGCCGACCGGCGGGCACTTGGAGCAAGCGGACGGCACTGCGTGGATGGCCTATTTCTGTTCGAGCATGTTGTCGATCGCGTTTGAACTGGCCGACGGCAATCCCGCCTACGAAGATATGGCGTCGAAATTTTTCGAGCACTACGTTTCGATCGCTGAAGCGATGAACTCGCTGGACGGGACCGGACTGTGGGACGAGACCGACGGCTTCTATTACGATCATTTGCACATTGATGGTCGCAGCATTCCGCTCCGCATCCGTTCGATCGTCGGATTGATTCCGCTGCTGACGGTGGATGTGGTGTATGACCGGACGATGGAAAAGTTGCCTGCTTTCCGCAAACGCATGGATTGGTTCCTGAACTTTCGGCCTGACCTTGCCAAGTTCATGACCTACATGGAGTGCGATACTCAAGAGGACGGCGACGGGCGACGACTTTTGGCGATTCCAACCAAAGAACGCTTGCTGCGCATGTTGCGTTACTTGTTGGACGAGGATGAGTTCCTTTCCAACTACGGCATCCGCTCGCTCTCGAAGTATCACGAAGAGCATCCGTTTGAATATGAACTGAACGGCGAGCGTCTGTGCGTTCAGTATTTGCCTGCCGAATCGGACAGCGGCTTGTTTGGCGGCAATTCCAACTGGCGTGGCCCGATCTGGTTTCCGCTGAACTATCTGCTCATCGAAGCGCTCGAGCGTTACTACAAGTTCTACGGCAAGTCGCTGCGCGTCGAATGTCCAGCGCGCTCCGGCGTTTATATGGATCTGCAAGAAGTCGCCGATGAGATTCGCCGGCGATTGTCGAAGCTGTTCCTGGCCAATGCCGAAGGAGATCGCCCCAGCTATGCTCGCAGCGACATGCTGCTGAACGATCCCCACTGGCGCGACTTGGTGCTGTTTTACGAATATTTTGACGCCGAAACCGGCAAAGGTCTGGGCGCGAGTCATCAAACCGGCTGGACCGCGTTGATCTCGCCCATTTTGGGAACCTTGGCGGCGCGGCAAAGTGCGGCGTCTGATACGGATGCGGAGCAGGAAGAGCCTGCTTCGACTTCGAATCCAGCTTAG
- a CDS encoding Ig-like domain-containing protein, whose product MASTLRIFGLCLTTFLVVGCSNQVLLDGAAKTTVTVTLDDAPVEDAAVVFTPVEGGRSASGRTDVSGVAQMGTARVGDGVFPGEYQIVIVKSIDDPSTPPPAEEDQHEYTGRGRPVYAKQLYLVPKKYISTSTSGLSTIVEADVENEVTLQLNSGK is encoded by the coding sequence ATGGCAAGCACACTACGAATTTTCGGGCTGTGCCTGACGACCTTCCTGGTGGTTGGTTGCTCGAACCAAGTCCTTCTCGACGGCGCCGCGAAAACAACGGTGACGGTCACTCTGGATGATGCTCCGGTCGAAGACGCCGCCGTCGTCTTTACTCCGGTCGAAGGAGGCCGTTCCGCATCCGGCCGAACCGACGTCAGCGGCGTCGCCCAGATGGGAACGGCGCGCGTCGGCGATGGCGTCTTCCCCGGCGAGTACCAGATCGTCATCGTTAAATCGATCGACGATCCGAGTACGCCGCCCCCGGCCGAAGAAGATCAGCACGAATATACGGGCCGCGGACGCCCTGTCTATGCGAAGCAACTTTACCTGGTGCCCAAAAAGTACATCAGCACGTCCACCTCAGGTCTGAGTACGATCGTTGAAGCGGATGTCGAAAACGAAGTGACGCTGCAGTTGAATAGCGGCAAATAA
- a CDS encoding flagellar biosynthetic protein FliQ gives MDVTTTVDLTREAMMVALWIAAPALVTGMLVGLAIGLLQALTQIQDQTVAFVPKLLAMATAMLFALPWVLERLMVYTETLVTHIPDRLMGG, from the coding sequence ATGGATGTAACAACGACAGTTGACCTGACCCGCGAAGCGATGATGGTCGCGCTTTGGATCGCGGCGCCTGCTTTGGTGACCGGCATGCTTGTCGGTCTGGCAATCGGTTTGCTACAGGCGCTGACGCAAATTCAAGATCAGACGGTCGCTTTCGTCCCCAAATTGTTGGCCATGGCGACCGCGATGTTGTTCGCACTGCCGTGGGTGCTGGAGCGATTGATGGTCTATACCGAAACCTTAGTGACGCATATTCCCGATCGTTTGATGGGAGGTTAG